In Anaerobacillus isosaccharinicus, one genomic interval encodes:
- a CDS encoding DUF3231 family protein, protein MPEKSAITSSELGVLWLTYQEKTMILRILEYLIEKADDEKAKEIMTNLYGEIDNYVGKITETLQNEGAVIPVGFTAQDVNKEVPKLYDNGFDIMFVRLLKEISMGLHSLNITMSYREDIVLIFKDLTAITQKYYNLCTQYLLEKGLLVKSPHVSMPNSVEFVKDTSYLGGLAINPFSERRSLNTVEVAQIHHSIESNVSGLQMITGFAQCANEGEVKDYFNDGAELAKSIVKELSETLLQSGIQAPQTAGGNATRSTLAPFSDKLMMYCTSLFCSFSMGSGSLGTAFSLRNDLPAKMTIFMKDIFEYAHKGAKIMIKNGWMEEPPQMEERNQMIKK, encoded by the coding sequence ATGCCAGAAAAATCAGCAATTACTTCATCTGAATTAGGTGTATTATGGCTTACATATCAGGAAAAGACAATGATATTACGAATATTAGAATACTTAATAGAGAAAGCCGATGATGAAAAAGCCAAGGAGATTATGACTAATTTATACGGGGAGATTGACAACTATGTTGGTAAAATCACAGAAACTTTACAAAATGAAGGTGCTGTAATACCAGTTGGATTTACTGCTCAAGATGTTAACAAAGAGGTGCCAAAGTTATATGATAATGGTTTTGACATCATGTTTGTTCGCCTACTGAAAGAAATTAGTATGGGGCTTCACTCATTGAATATAACTATGAGTTATAGAGAAGATATTGTACTGATTTTTAAAGATCTAACTGCCATTACTCAAAAGTATTACAACCTTTGCACACAATATTTACTTGAAAAGGGGTTGCTTGTTAAATCTCCTCATGTTTCAATGCCAAATTCAGTTGAATTTGTTAAAGATACCAGTTACTTGGGTGGACTCGCCATTAATCCATTTAGCGAAAGACGTTCATTAAATACAGTGGAAGTTGCACAGATTCATCATTCAATTGAATCAAATGTCTCTGGGCTTCAAATGATTACAGGGTTTGCTCAATGTGCAAATGAAGGAGAAGTTAAAGACTACTTTAATGATGGAGCTGAACTTGCTAAAAGTATTGTAAAGGAATTAAGTGAAACCTTACTTCAAAGCGGTATTCAAGCTCCTCAAACAGCAGGTGGTAATGCAACCCGTTCAACATTAGCACCATTTTCTGATAAATTGATGATGTATTGTACAAGTCTTTTTTGCAGTTTTTCTATGGGCAGTGGCTCATTAGGTACCGCTTTTAGTTTACGAAATGATTTACCAGCTAAAATGACTATTTTTATGAAAGATATATTTGAATATGCTCATAAAGGTGCAAAAATAATGATTAAAAATGGTTGGATGGAAGAACCGCCTCAAATGGAAGAGCGAAATCAAATGATTAAAAAGTAA
- a CDS encoding YolD-like family protein, protein MTIRDRGTMKWTAIMLPEHVAMLREYYADQKKKEKPELDEQEIEEIERMIFDGMEGDLKLVLIYWSDGNFKTLIGKVDCIDQISKKIKVVDEFNDKFYLDVENVVSVQIG, encoded by the coding sequence ATGACAATCCGTGATAGAGGAACAATGAAATGGACTGCAATAATGTTACCTGAACATGTAGCAATGCTTAGAGAGTATTATGCTGATCAGAAGAAAAAAGAAAAACCTGAATTAGACGAACAAGAAATAGAAGAAATAGAACGTATGATATTTGATGGAATGGAGGGGGATTTGAAATTAGTATTAATTTACTGGAGTGACGGAAATTTTAAAACTCTTATAGGTAAGGTTGATTGTATTGATCAGATAAGTAAGAAGATAAAAGTAGTTGATGAATTTAATGATAAGTTTTACTTGGATGTAGAAAATGTCGTATCTGTTCAGATTGGTTGA
- a CDS encoding IS1182 family transposase: MLKPRKEKQIEFEMVTIDQLVPEDHELRIIDKYIDFSFIYDKVKGYYCADNGRPPIDPVMLFKMMFIGYLYGIRSERRLEKEIQTNMAYRWFLGLGITERVPHHSTISFNRHKRFDGTSAFQDIFDEVVELAMKHRMVGGRVLFTDSTHLKANANKKKFVKKTVQSPTRTYIKELDAAIEESRREHGKKPLKAREEVSEEKEIKESTTDPESGYMYREGKPEGFFYLDHRTTDMKFNIITDVHVTPGNVHDSQPYIERLERQIERFGFKVEAAATDSGYYTAWICKKLEEMKIMGVIGYRRFHPTRGLFPKWKFKFDKETDTYACPNNQNLYYKTTSREGYQEYHSDPKQCKDCPLLSECTRSRNQKKVVTRHVWEESKELIRKNRLSDTGKMLYKKRKETVERSFADSKELHGLRYCRLRGREHVQEQALMTAAAQNIKKIANHLAKMA, encoded by the coding sequence ATGCTAAAGCCTAGAAAAGAAAAACAAATTGAGTTTGAAATGGTAACCATTGATCAGCTAGTCCCTGAAGATCATGAACTAAGAATTATTGATAAATACATAGATTTCTCTTTTATCTACGATAAAGTAAAGGGTTACTATTGTGCAGATAATGGACGACCACCAATTGATCCTGTCATGCTATTTAAGATGATGTTTATTGGTTATTTATACGGAATTCGGTCGGAACGCAGATTAGAAAAAGAAATTCAAACCAATATGGCTTACCGATGGTTCCTTGGCCTTGGAATAACAGAACGTGTTCCTCATCATTCTACGATTAGTTTTAATCGACATAAACGGTTTGATGGGACCAGTGCTTTTCAGGATATCTTTGATGAAGTAGTAGAATTGGCGATGAAACATCGAATGGTTGGTGGCCGGGTTTTATTTACTGATTCCACACATTTAAAAGCGAACGCAAATAAAAAAAAGTTTGTGAAAAAAACTGTTCAATCCCCTACTAGAACTTATATAAAAGAGCTAGATGCAGCTATTGAAGAAAGCCGTCGTGAGCATGGAAAAAAGCCTTTAAAAGCTAGGGAGGAAGTGAGTGAAGAAAAAGAAATAAAAGAAAGTACAACAGACCCTGAGAGCGGGTATATGTACCGAGAGGGGAAACCTGAGGGATTTTTTTACCTTGATCACCGTACAACCGATATGAAATTTAACATCATCACGGATGTTCATGTAACTCCAGGAAATGTCCACGATTCACAACCTTATATTGAAAGATTAGAACGTCAAATTGAGCGATTTGGTTTTAAAGTTGAAGCAGCTGCCACTGATTCTGGTTACTATACAGCATGGATTTGTAAGAAACTCGAAGAGATGAAAATTATGGGTGTCATTGGTTATCGTCGTTTTCATCCAACACGAGGGCTATTTCCTAAGTGGAAATTCAAATTTGATAAAGAAACTGATACTTACGCATGTCCAAATAACCAAAATTTATATTACAAGACTACCTCAAGAGAAGGGTATCAAGAATACCATTCCGATCCAAAGCAATGTAAGGACTGTCCGCTACTCTCGGAATGTACAAGGAGCCGAAATCAGAAAAAGGTAGTGACTAGACATGTTTGGGAAGAAAGTAAAGAACTGATTAGAAAAAACCGTCTTTCTGATACAGGAAAGATGCTTTATAAAAAAAGAAAAGAAACAGTTGAGCGAAGCTTTGCGGATTCAAAAGAACTCCACGGGCTTCGCTACTGCCGGTTACGAGGCAGAGAACATGTTCAAGAGCAAGCGCTAATGACAGCAGCTGCTCAGAACATCAAAAAGATCGCAAACCACCTAGCCAAGATGGCATAG
- a CDS encoding spore germination protein, translating to MPAIVGGPFKINENGGVINFGDTLNISPKSTTKSVSGSGGGNSGDFTIVNNGINMNNVLDPDVVDQNLAGNV from the coding sequence ATGCCTGCAATTGTTGGAGGACCTTTTAAAATTAATGAAAATGGTGGAGTCATTAATTTTGGTGATACCCTAAACATATCACCAAAAAGTACGACAAAATCCGTCTCAGGATCAGGTGGCGGTAACTCTGGAGACTTCACGATCGTAAATAACGGCATTAATATGAATAATGTTTTAGATCCAGATGTCGTAGATCAAAACTTAGCTGGGAATGTATAA
- a CDS encoding spore germination protein GerPE, which yields MIKRTSIVNSTRVNSISSSSVFQIGDSVQITPRSWILAVQRQLQLFYGNEGSFAAYPIFTREHPRPVVTERVTVNRYNASSFIRINNINIAAVAASSVYHIGSTSYIDAATRIKHIRQIQKLPDER from the coding sequence ATGATAAAACGAACTTCTATTGTCAATAGCACAAGGGTAAATAGTATAAGTTCGAGCTCTGTTTTTCAAATTGGGGACTCAGTTCAAATTACGCCTCGGTCTTGGATACTGGCTGTTCAACGGCAATTGCAACTTTTCTATGGAAATGAAGGAAGCTTTGCAGCTTATCCGATCTTTACACGAGAACATCCAAGGCCGGTAGTCACGGAGAGGGTTACAGTTAATCGCTATAACGCCTCAAGCTTTATTAGAATAAACAATATTAATATTGCCGCTGTAGCTGCTTCTAGTGTCTATCACATTGGTTCTACTAGTTACATTGATGCTGCCACTAGAATTAAGCACATTAGACAAATTCAAAAACTGCCCGATGAGAGGTAA
- a CDS encoding spore gernimation protein GerPD, producing MNFTVNNHNISVGNIEISGGVSASSIFIVGDTDSISLSSAFDTPPESLIIGPFVPLAPQN from the coding sequence ATGAATTTCACGGTTAATAATCACAATATTTCAGTTGGTAATATCGAAATATCTGGAGGTGTATCTGCTTCTTCTATTTTTATTGTTGGGGATACCGATAGCATTTCATTATCATCAGCCTTTGACACTCCCCCTGAATCGTTAATTATCGGGCCTTTTGTTCCCCTTGCACCACAAAACTAA
- the gerPC gene encoding spore germination protein GerPC, whose translation MYYNYDINTTLQHLYQCLEAQQKKIDYLEMKIVDLQSGLEMMRQENAGKVERIEYKFDQLKVERLEGTLNIGITPTGGIEPTSIEDFSVNRNSIDVPPNSSQQNQFLFENIKKSVYGYLNRECYDVMASLERQYNYQLDGPYRDFIIDDVRKQIDPRIKHYLRGLNIVENDENKLKEFEEATINNVITDINQTIEQFIKHLPNKGE comes from the coding sequence ATGTATTATAACTATGACATCAATACAACCTTACAACATCTGTATCAATGCTTAGAAGCACAACAAAAAAAAATTGACTATTTAGAGATGAAGATTGTAGATCTTCAAAGTGGGTTAGAGATGATGCGGCAGGAGAATGCAGGTAAAGTGGAGAGGATTGAATATAAATTTGATCAATTAAAAGTTGAAAGATTAGAAGGAACATTGAATATTGGTATTACCCCAACTGGTGGGATTGAGCCTACTTCAATCGAGGATTTCTCAGTTAATCGGAATTCCATTGATGTTCCGCCAAATTCATCTCAGCAAAATCAATTTTTGTTTGAAAACATAAAAAAATCCGTCTATGGTTATTTAAATAGAGAGTGTTACGATGTGATGGCATCGTTAGAGAGGCAATATAATTACCAACTAGACGGTCCATATCGAGACTTTATTATTGATGATGTAAGAAAGCAGATTGATCCACGAATAAAACATTATCTTCGGGGCTTGAATATTGTTGAAAACGACGAAAACAAATTAAAAGAGTTTGAAGAAGCAACGATAAATAATGTCATCACCGATATAAACCAAACAATCGAACAATTTATTAAACATCTACCTAACAAGGGGGAATAA
- a CDS encoding spore germination protein GerPB, whose protein sequence is MNFYINQTIQINNLRVDSVSNSSVLQIGSAGMIRSLSNLYNTGGFTEPAPEAVEPLDPVTPLVPLAPPAPPTPTLI, encoded by the coding sequence ATGAATTTCTATATTAATCAAACAATTCAAATTAACAATTTGAGGGTAGATAGTGTTTCAAATTCTTCCGTTTTACAAATTGGCAGTGCTGGAATGATTAGATCTTTATCTAACCTTTATAATACCGGCGGCTTTACTGAACCAGCACCTGAGGCCGTTGAACCATTAGATCCTGTGACACCACTTGTGCCTTTAGCACCACCAGCACCACCTACACCTACTTTGATTTAA
- a CDS encoding spore germination protein, producing the protein MPAIVGAVKINAMGASSVFNIGDVFTISPASTAKTFAGAGSFNTGDYLNVRNEYSATNTYDKDLADSNINTII; encoded by the coding sequence ATGCCTGCAATTGTTGGAGCAGTAAAAATTAATGCGATGGGTGCCAGCTCGGTCTTTAATATAGGGGACGTTTTTACGATTTCTCCTGCAAGTACAGCAAAAACGTTTGCTGGGGCAGGCTCCTTTAATACTGGTGATTATTTAAATGTCCGCAATGAATATAGCGCAACGAATACGTATGATAAAGATTTGGCTGATTCGAATATAAACACAATCATTTAG
- a CDS encoding stage VI sporulation protein F, which produces MSNPFFENIEKKTGVNMGEVLKLANSIQNANLKDEATVRGLIQQVGKIANKPVKKETEDQLVNTIINNSEQVNFNTIAKMLDKKK; this is translated from the coding sequence ATGTCTAACCCATTTTTCGAAAATATTGAAAAGAAAACTGGTGTCAATATGGGGGAAGTGTTAAAATTAGCAAATTCTATTCAAAATGCTAATTTAAAAGATGAAGCAACAGTAAGAGGTTTAATCCAACAGGTTGGTAAAATCGCTAACAAGCCGGTAAAAAAAGAAACTGAAGACCAATTAGTAAACACCATTATTAATAATTCTGAACAAGTAAACTTTAATACAATTGCGAAAATGTTAGATAAGAAAAAATAA